In the Ursus arctos isolate Adak ecotype North America unplaced genomic scaffold, UrsArc2.0 scaffold_19, whole genome shotgun sequence genome, one interval contains:
- the LOC113252266 gene encoding metallothionein-2 translates to MDPNCSCATGGSCTCAGSCKCKECRCASCKKSCCSCCPAGCAKCAQGCVCKGASDKCSCCA, encoded by the exons ATGGATCCCAACTGCTCCTGCGCCACCG GTGGCTCCTGCACGTGCGCCGGCTCCTGCAAATGCAAAGAGTGCAGATGCGCCTCCTGCAAGAAGA gctgctgctcctgctgccccGCCGGCTGTGCCAAGTGTGCCCAGGGCTGCGTCTGCAAAGGCGCTTCGGACAAGTGCAGCTGCTGTGCCTGA